The genomic stretch AAGGCAACAGGAAAAAAGGCATGTGAAGCAGTATTTTTCTTATTCGAAATGACATCGAAAAATATTTTAAATAGTTATTGTTGACCAATAAGATAACGCTTTCTATTGCCCAACCTGCACAATAGTAAATCCTACCGTTCATCCTGCCCGAAAAACTACTATACTAAATCTCCCGCCTTTTTCTTTCCTTTGCAACCTCATTCTTCGCTTATGTCCTTTGATCCGCAAAATAAGATCCTGATCATTACCGCACCCTCAGGCGCCGGCAAAACATCTATCACGCATTACCTGCTGGAAAATGTTCCGGAGCTCTGCTTTTCTGTATCAGCCGCCACCAGGCAGGCCAGGGGTGCGGAGCAGGATGGTGTGGATTATTATTTCATGACTGAAGAATCCTTCCAGCACAAGATCCGCGAACAGGCATTTGTAGAATGGGAAATGGTGTACGAAGGCAAATACTACGGCACCCTCAAATCCGAACTGGAAAGGATCTGGGGCCAAAATCGGATCCCCGTGCTTGACATTGATGTCAAAGGCGCTATTCACGTACAGCAGCAATACCCGAATACTACGTTATCACTTTTCATCATGCCGCCTTCGGTGGATGAACTGAAACGCAGGCTCCAGTCCCGGGGAACCGAAACAGCGTCAAGCCTGCAGGCCCGGGTCAATAAGGCCTCCTACGAGATCTCTTTCAAACACCATTTTCACCGCATCATTCTCAATAAGGACCTGAAAAAAGCCAGGGAAGAAGCGTTTGGCATTGTCCAGGATTTCCTGGCTATTTAAAAACAGCTCAGTTCCTGGTACAGATAATACCCGGACAGGCCAGGTACATCGTATCTCTTAGTGCAGCACCACCAGAAAAGAGTACGTTCCTGTTACAGGAAATACCCGACTCAATGACCGATAGAATAATGACTGTCCGCAAACCAGGAAGCCTGTTGGTTCGTCCCAAAACTTCTTTTTCCTAGAAAAGCCAATTGCGTTTATACCCTGACCCATAACCATCGGCGGAAAGACACCCTGCGTATACCCTACCGGTTTACCCCGAACCTGCCACAACCTGAGTAGCCGCCAGACCGTGTTCCCGGAACACGAAAAGCAGTTATTCCGTCTGTCATTCCCCATTTTGCCCCTTTTAAGCCCCTGAAGCCCATATCATAACAGTAAAAACGGTCCTATTTATATTATGTATTCCATCTTTCTTTTTATAAATTCGTAGCCGAAGTATGAGTGCATTATTCATTACCATCTTATTGGGAGCAACTTTTTTGATTGCCTATTTCTCGGGCATCGAAGTGGCATTTACCTCCGCCAACCGACTGAATGTTGAGCTGAAAAAGAACCAGGGCGCTACTGGCGGCGCATTTTTGTCCAGCCTGTTCGACAATCCCTCCCGGTTCATTGGTACTATTATCGTAGGCTTTACCAGTTTCCTGGTCATCGCTATCCTGATCAGTGACGCTTTCTGGACCTATTATATTCCCTGGCAAAAATGGGCGCCCGATGGCGGCCCCCTGCTGGTATTCCTGGTACTGACAGGCGAGATCCTGGTTTCCTGGATCATTGTGATCATCTTTGGCGAGTTCATCCCCAAAGCTATCTTCAGGGCCAAGGCAGATACCCTGCTTACCCTTTCCGCCCGCTCAGGACTACTGGGCCTGTTCGATTATGTATTCAACTGGATCGCGCAGGCCTTTGTAAAAGCATCGGTCTTTATCCTCAATATCATTTTTGATATGCGGATCGATAAGAAAAAAGAAACTTTCTCCAGGGCCGATCTGGACCATTTCTCCCAACATTCGGCATTCTCCGACCAGCTGCAGGATAAAAAGACAGAGCTTTTTGAGAACGCCCTGTCGCTCCCCAAGACAAGGGTCCGCGATTGCCTCGTTCCCCGCAAAGAGATTGTAGCCATTGACGGAACCAGAACTATAGAGCAGCTGAGGCTTGCCTTTGTAGATACCAAACTCAGCAAGCTGGTAGTCTATGAGGGGGATATTGACCATATCACCGGTTATGTTCACCAGCTGGACCTTTTCAAAAAACCTGCTGCCATTAAGGATATCCTGCTGCCCATTCCCGCTATCCCGGAAAGCATGGGCGTTACCGACCTCATCAACAAGTTTACCCGCGAACGCAAAAGCATCGCCTGGGTAGTGGATGAGTTTGGCGGAACGGCGGGTATTGTCACCATGGAAGACCTGCTGGAAGAGATCTTCGGTGATATCAAAGACGAATATGATGTGGAAGAATTTGAAGAGAAAAAAGTCTCTGATGAGGAATATATCCTTTCCGGACGTCTTGAACTGGATCATCTCAATGAAAAATATGGGCTGGAATTTCCTGAGAACGACTCGGAAACCCTTTCCGGTTTTATCATCCACCAGCATGAAACCATTCCCCGGCTTAAAGAACGTATTATTATAGGCAACTATGAGTTTGAAGTGCTGAACGTCAGCGATACCAGGATCGAAATGGTCCGTCTCCGGATCCTGAACTGATCCCGGCGGAAAGCCACAATCACAGGGCATTAACAAGCTTTCTGCCCCATTCCAATCTAAATAACCTTAAATTTGCCCCGCTTTACCCATCGGGAAGCGGAATATAAAGAATGGCATTATCATTTTTAAGAAACAGAGGTGAGGAAAACTCCGAGATGAGCTTCATAGACCATCTCGAAGCCCTGCGCTGGCATATCATGCGCTCACTGGTGGCTATCCTGATAGGCGCCATCGTGGTGTTCATCTATATCGACTGGATCTTCGATAATATCATTTCAGCTCCCCTCCAGCAAGACTTTGTGACCTATACCGGTCTTTGCAGGTTCAGCCAGTGGGTAGGCGCCGGCGATACGCTCTGCCTGCCCCCTCCCGCCAATGCCGAACTGCAGGCCATCACTTTCGGGTCACAGTTCATGACCAGCATCACCATCGCTTTTGTAGGCGGTTTTATCTTCGCCTTTCCCTATGTATTCTGGGAACTCTGGCGATTCATTAAGCCCGCCCTCACTCCCAAAGAAGTGAAAAGCACGCGGGGCGCCATTTTCTGGGTATCCATATTCTTTTTCATGGGCATCGCATTCGGGTATTTCCTGCTGGCCCCTTTCACCTTCAGTTTCCTGCTCAATTATACTATCGGCACCAAACATATCCTGCTGTCCAGGCCAACCCTGGGCGACTACCTCGAAAACCTGATCGATATTATCATCGGGTCCGCCCTGGCCTTCCAGCTGCCCGTGGTCTCTTACGTGCTGACAAGGATCGGGATCGTTACCCCCAAGTTCCTGCGTACCTACCGCAAGTATGCCTATGTGGCCATCCTGATCATCGCCGCGGTGATCACACCGTCACCGGACTGGATGAGCCAGATGATCGTATTCCTGCCGCTCTGTTTCCTGTATGAGTTCAGTATCCTGATCTCCAAACGGGTCCATGCACGTCAGGAAGCTAAATGGAAGTCCTGGGATTAACAAACGCTAAATCAATAACGATGTCTTCGCCATTTGATCTCTCCAAACCCATTGCTATCGGCTGTGACCATGCCGGTTTTACCTACAAGACAGCCATTGTACAATGGCTGAATGATAAAGGCTACCAGGTGAGTGATATGGGCGTGTATGAAAACAAATCGGTGGATTACCCCGATTATGCCCATCCTGTAGCCAATGCCGTGGAACGCGGCGAAGTGGCTTTCGGCATCCTGCTCTGTGGCAGCGCCAACGGCGTTTGCATTACCGCCAATAAACACCAGGGTATCCGTGCGGGACTTTCCTTCCAGACGGAAGTAGCCAAACTCATACGCCAGCACAATGACGCCAACGTGATCTGCATCCCGGCCCGCTTTGTGGCGCTGGAATACGCCCTGCAGATGCTGGAACTTTTCATGGAAACGCCGTTTGAAGGCGGCCGCCACCAGACAAGGGTCAACAAGATCTCCTGCTCCTGATGACATTCCTATAAATACAAGAGCCCCCGGGATCCCGGGGGCTCTTGTATTTATAGTGAGATCCGTTACCAGCCCAGAAGGTAGGCAAAGATGAGCGGCGCTACAATGGTAGCATCGCTTTCCACAATGTATTTGGGTGTATTGATATCCAGCTTACCCCAGGTGATCTTCTCATTGGGTACAGCGCCGGAATAAGAACCGTAAGAAGTAGTGGAATCAGAGATCTGGCAGAAATAACTCCAGAAAGGAACATCATGCCATTCCAGGTCCTGGTACATCATAGGCACCACGCAGATGGGGAAATCACCGGCAATACCGCCGCCGATCTGGAAAAAGCCTACGCCTTTACCGCCGCTGTTCTGGCGGTACCAGTCGGACAGCCAGACCATATATTCAATACCACTTTTCATGGTAGTGGGTTTCATTTCGCCCTTGATCACATAGGAAGCGAAGATATTGCCCATGGTGCTGTCTTCCCAGCCACCTACAATGATCGGCAGGTTCTTTTCAGCAGCGGCGATCATCCAGCTGTCTTTGGGATCAATTTCATAATCCTTTTCCATCACTTTACTCAGCAGCAGCTTGTACATGAATTCATGGGGCAGGTAGCGTTCGCCTTTGGCATCCGCATCTTTCCACAGTTTGGCAATATGGTGCTGGATCTTACGGAAAGCTTCTTCTTCGGGGATACAGGTATCAGTTACCCGGTTCAACCCTTTTTCCAGCAATTCCCATTCCTGCTGCGGGGTCAGGTCGCGGTAATTGGGAATGCGTTTATAGTGCGTATGCGCCACCAGGTTCATGATATCCTCTTCCAGGTTGGCGCCGGTGCAGCTGATGATATGGATCTTGTCCTGACGGATCATCTCAGCCAGTGAAACCCCCAGCTCGGCAGTACTCATGGCGCCGGCAAGCGTCACCATCATTTTACCACCTTCCAGTAAATGGGTTTCATAGCCTTTAGCAGCATCTACCAGTGCCGCCGCATTAAAATGGCGATAGTGATGCTGGATAAATTGAGAGACAGGTCCTTTGCTCATGTCGATGTATATTTTTATGCTGGCAAAGTTAGGATAATTGCCAACAACAGCCACTGAAAACAAAAGCCCCTCCGCAATAGCGGAAGGGCTCTGTCTTTTCAACTTAAAAAACCAAACTAAAAGCGGACTTAGTTATTCTTCGTCACTTTGAACAACTGCCAGCCGGCCAGTCCATCAGCTTTCAGGACCAGCGTTTCATCGCCATTCTCCAGCGTCACAAAATAATTTGAGCTGCCGTTGGAAGCCTTTTCAAAAAGATCCGTGATCCAGTATTGCTGGTAGTTCTTTTTCAGTTCGGTCAGCAGGCCGATAGGTAACTGGCCTGACGCCATGTTGCGGATCACCGCCATGAGCTCGCCTTCTTTGGAATAGTAGGCAAACATCACCTGGTTGTTGAGCTTGAAAGTGGCTTTGGCAAAGGTTTTCTGACCTTCCCAGCTTACTTCCTGGGCGCCGGTAAATTCTTTCTTGAAGGAATTGATCACTCTTTCACTGATAATTTCTTCGTTGCGGGCAAAGGCGGATCCCCATCCAAGCATCAGGAACAATACGCCCGCTATAATACTTTTTTTCATAACTGTTGGTGCTGGCCGATAGTACACCGGACTATCTGCCTGGCTGTTTTTTCTTAACTGATAATTTACCACGGTACCGCCGGTATATGCATGCACCGCGTAGTTGATGTTTTTTTGTGTGTGTGCAAAGAACTTTTTCAGGGCTATAGTTACTGCTTAACGATAATCTGAACAGTTGCGGTGGCAAAGTTAGATAGGCATGCAACAGTTGTCAAGCCAAATAGTGACCAATGGCAAGTAAACGAACGACTGTTGTTCCACGTTGTTCTTTTTAACCGCACAGCAGAAAAACTGGTTCGCTGAAATACAGTCTGGCAGACACTTACAGCCGATTGGCAAAGTTTTTCATAAAAGAAAGTTAAGCCATCGTTAATTTGAAATAACGGTGAATGCATGTGATGATCCATCACCTGTTCTACCCGGAACCGGGTACCGCCGATCCCCTGTTGATGTTAGTTTATTACCGGTTAGTGGTAATGTAACCGGCGCTTACCGCTCATCATAATAAAAATGGCGCCCTGCCGGTTCCACGGTTTGACTGCTGAACTAAAATGCGCTAAATTGTTATAGTAATCATCATTCTATTCAATCATTATTGTGAACTACCTGGCGCACGCATATCTTTCTTTCCACCAGCCGCCTGTCCTGGTGGGCAACCTGATCAGTGATTTTGTGAAGGGCAAAAAGCAGTTCGATTATCCTGCAGCCATCCGGCAGGGCATTACCCTGCACCGGGCCATTGATCAGTTTACCGATGAACATCCGGCTACCAAAGCCGCCGCAACTTTCTTTAAACCTCATTACCGGCTCTATAGCGCCGCCTTTGTGGATGTAGTGTATGACCATTTCCTGGCTACTCATCCCGATTTTTTTACGCCACCCGATCTGCTGGTCTTTTCCCGGGAAGTATACCAGTCAGTAGATGGCTATACGGACCTGCTGCCGCCCATTTTTGCCCGGATGTTCCCTTATATGAAGGAACAGAACTGGCTCTATCACTATCAGGAACGGCAGGGCATTGCCAACAGTTTTGAAGGTTTGGTGAGAAGGGCGGTCTGGCTCAGTGAAAGTTACACCGCGTTCCGGCTGTTTGAGGCGCATTACCCGGCCCTGCAGGCGCTGGCCGGCGAGTTCCTGCCGCAGGTGAAGCAGTTTGCCCGCCAGTGGCTGGACAGCAACCCGCCTCCTGCGCCAGCTCTTTAACATATTTTTAATGGTGGTGAAGCCGTTCCGGATCGTCCAATAGCTGGCAACTGCGCCATCCAGGCCGTTTCCGCTGCCGCTCACCCGAAACGCCTGTATAGTTAACCATGAATCGATTATTTTTGCCGCTCAAAACAGTTCCGGTATGAAGCATAGGATAGTGTTCCTTCTGTTATTGTCCATCAGCACAGGCGCCTGGGCCCAGACCAAAGCGCCGGCCATTGATAAATCGCCCATGGATATGGCTTATTATCCCATTAACTATCCCGTGCTGAAGATCCAGCACAAAGCCACGGAACCGCTGGCCTGCCGGATAGTATACAGCAGGCCGCAGAAGAATGGACGCAGTGTGTTTGGGGAACTGGTGGAATACGGCAAGATCTGGCGGCTGGGCGCCAATGAGGCCACCGAGATAGAACTGTTCAAAGACGCCAAAGTAGGTGAGCAAAAACTGAAAAAAGGCCGGTATACCATGTATGCCATTCCTTTCCAGGATAAATGGACCATCATTTTCAATAAGGACTTAGACAGCTGGGGAGCTTTCCTGTATGATGAAAAGAAAGATGTATTGCGCGTGAGCGTCAATACTGAAAAACAAAATGATCCGGCAGAAGCCTATACCATGCTGTTTGAAAAGAGCAGCGTCGGTGTGAACCTGGTCATGATGTGGGACAATGTAAAAGCTTCCCTGCCCTTTGTATTCTGAACACCCTGACCCGAAGACCCCCCGATTATGAAAAAGCCAACGTTCACCAGCCAATTGTTCCCTGTCACCGGACTCCTGCTCTGTGGCCTGCTGCTGGCTGCCTGTAACCAGAAGACACCCGCTCCCAGTAATACTGTTACTACTATCAAGCCCACCCATGTCAATGGCAACGGCCATGACCAGCTCCTGACCGCAGGCCTGGATAAATCGCCCATGGACATGGTATACTACCCCATCGATTATCCCAAACTGAAGATGTCCAGGAATATTACCGAGCCCCTGGTGGCCCGTGTTATTTACAGCAGACCGCAGAAAGGCGGCCGGACCATCTTTGGCGAAGTGCTGCCCTATGGGCATGCCTGGCGGATGGGCGCCAACGAGGCCACTGAGATAGAATTCTTCCGGGATGTGACCATCAATAAACAAACCGTGCCCAAAGGACGGTATGTTCTGTATGGCATTCCCTATGAAGATAAATGGACCATTGTCCTCAACAGCGATCTCTTTACCTGGGGCCTGAAGATCGATTCCTCCAAGGATGCCTTCCAGTTCACCATTCCCATCAGGAAGACCAATTACCCCTTCGAGATCTTCACCATGGAGTTTGAGAAGGCAACCAAAGGCATGCAGCTGGTGATGGAATGGGACAGCGTACAGGCCAAACTGCCCATTTTGTTTTAAAGCCGCCGGTAACATTCCCGGTTGATCATCCCCTCCCGGCCCTGTTACAAATAGCTGCCGGACTCCGTATTTCTGGCGTACCTTGTTGCCCTATGTGTGGCATTGCCGGTATAATTGCTTCCGATCCCAGCCTGGTACAGCATTCCAGACTCAAGGCCATGATCACTGCCCTGGCCCATCGCGGCCCTGACGGCGAGGCCGCTTATATCCATCCGCAGGGTCATGCAGGCTTTGCGCACCGCCGGCTGGCCATCATTGACCTCAGCCCACAGGCGGCCCAGCCCATGCATTACCTGGATCGTTATACTATTGTCTATAATGGCGAACTGTACAATTACAAAGAGCTGAAAGCAACCCTGCAAACAGCGGGACTGCCATTCCATACCCAGTCTGATACCGAAGTGATCCT from Candidatus Pseudobacter hemicellulosilyticus encodes the following:
- the gmk gene encoding guanylate kinase encodes the protein MSFDPQNKILIITAPSGAGKTSITHYLLENVPELCFSVSAATRQARGAEQDGVDYYFMTEESFQHKIREQAFVEWEMVYEGKYYGTLKSELERIWGQNRIPVLDIDVKGAIHVQQQYPNTTLSLFIMPPSVDELKRRLQSRGTETASSLQARVNKASYEISFKHHFHRIILNKDLKKAREEAFGIVQDFLAI
- a CDS encoding hemolysin family protein: MSALFITILLGATFLIAYFSGIEVAFTSANRLNVELKKNQGATGGAFLSSLFDNPSRFIGTIIVGFTSFLVIAILISDAFWTYYIPWQKWAPDGGPLLVFLVLTGEILVSWIIVIIFGEFIPKAIFRAKADTLLTLSARSGLLGLFDYVFNWIAQAFVKASVFILNIIFDMRIDKKKETFSRADLDHFSQHSAFSDQLQDKKTELFENALSLPKTRVRDCLVPRKEIVAIDGTRTIEQLRLAFVDTKLSKLVVYEGDIDHITGYVHQLDLFKKPAAIKDILLPIPAIPESMGVTDLINKFTRERKSIAWVVDEFGGTAGIVTMEDLLEEIFGDIKDEYDVEEFEEKKVSDEEYILSGRLELDHLNEKYGLEFPENDSETLSGFIIHQHETIPRLKERIIIGNYEFEVLNVSDTRIEMVRLRILN
- the tatC gene encoding twin-arginine translocase subunit TatC, with translation MSFIDHLEALRWHIMRSLVAILIGAIVVFIYIDWIFDNIISAPLQQDFVTYTGLCRFSQWVGAGDTLCLPPPANAELQAITFGSQFMTSITIAFVGGFIFAFPYVFWELWRFIKPALTPKEVKSTRGAIFWVSIFFFMGIAFGYFLLAPFTFSFLLNYTIGTKHILLSRPTLGDYLENLIDIIIGSALAFQLPVVSYVLTRIGIVTPKFLRTYRKYAYVAILIIAAVITPSPDWMSQMIVFLPLCFLYEFSILISKRVHARQEAKWKSWD
- the rpiB gene encoding ribose 5-phosphate isomerase B, which codes for MSSPFDLSKPIAIGCDHAGFTYKTAIVQWLNDKGYQVSDMGVYENKSVDYPDYAHPVANAVERGEVAFGILLCGSANGVCITANKHQGIRAGLSFQTEVAKLIRQHNDANVICIPARFVALEYALQMLELFMETPFEGGRHQTRVNKISCS
- a CDS encoding deoxyhypusine synthase family protein yields the protein MSKGPVSQFIQHHYRHFNAAALVDAAKGYETHLLEGGKMMVTLAGAMSTAELGVSLAEMIRQDKIHIISCTGANLEEDIMNLVAHTHYKRIPNYRDLTPQQEWELLEKGLNRVTDTCIPEEEAFRKIQHHIAKLWKDADAKGERYLPHEFMYKLLLSKVMEKDYEIDPKDSWMIAAAEKNLPIIVGGWEDSTMGNIFASYVIKGEMKPTTMKSGIEYMVWLSDWYRQNSGGKGVGFFQIGGGIAGDFPICVVPMMYQDLEWHDVPFWSYFCQISDSTTSYGSYSGAVPNEKITWGKLDINTPKYIVESDATIVAPLIFAYLLGW
- a CDS encoding ACP phosphodiesterase codes for the protein MNYLAHAYLSFHQPPVLVGNLISDFVKGKKQFDYPAAIRQGITLHRAIDQFTDEHPATKAAATFFKPHYRLYSAAFVDVVYDHFLATHPDFFTPPDLLVFSREVYQSVDGYTDLLPPIFARMFPYMKEQNWLYHYQERQGIANSFEGLVRRAVWLSESYTAFRLFEAHYPALQALAGEFLPQVKQFARQWLDSNPPPAPAL
- a CDS encoding DUF2911 domain-containing protein, which encodes MKHRIVFLLLLSISTGAWAQTKAPAIDKSPMDMAYYPINYPVLKIQHKATEPLACRIVYSRPQKNGRSVFGELVEYGKIWRLGANEATEIELFKDAKVGEQKLKKGRYTMYAIPFQDKWTIIFNKDLDSWGAFLYDEKKDVLRVSVNTEKQNDPAEAYTMLFEKSSVGVNLVMMWDNVKASLPFVF
- a CDS encoding DUF2911 domain-containing protein, with product MKKPTFTSQLFPVTGLLLCGLLLAACNQKTPAPSNTVTTIKPTHVNGNGHDQLLTAGLDKSPMDMVYYPIDYPKLKMSRNITEPLVARVIYSRPQKGGRTIFGEVLPYGHAWRMGANEATEIEFFRDVTINKQTVPKGRYVLYGIPYEDKWTIVLNSDLFTWGLKIDSSKDAFQFTIPIRKTNYPFEIFTMEFEKATKGMQLVMEWDSVQAKLPILF